A genomic segment from Bombus affinis isolate iyBomAffi1 chromosome 13, iyBomAffi1.2, whole genome shotgun sequence encodes:
- the LOC126923582 gene encoding calpain-D-like isoform X1 yields the protein MGSIASVLQWHCSECALINPTESTRCARCGLTRLRSDEKANLRLGLSLDRKVPEEKEEEEKQRDDEEGDSSSVSVPPTPPPKLRLEKPATGDTRPATYRYVKTDLIHRSEGNLILLDNHIKKSHHDSWNGKSSKKEPVKRSSSLPSLITQWTCVRCLLDNSCSSGIICIACDANSSIAETGKRQIGARKRKKLNSRKTNRLKAASELLANILDDVNATSSSTSDARIINKAYLYSIDMAQLTSISRSERRQDREDWTLPPIETMESTTLSYTNTTDTSQRSPKRHSPSIYERVKSKVSRSLSNGSVVHKLSEHAIQRPTSLVVSESQQDDALWSCDNCTLDNAPGLEQCEACEAPRSPAPCSGVVISVPAWEPRALSSAGPLSYRRSFSDVESVTNVSRKKKIVNRRSLNEDEPPAVPPHSVGFSTRPKYSYIGITDPDIPPPLPKKQNNKLGLVPTKAHSEATSPVGDLPNVSSLKRMWTCRKCSYAYNPLWSTGCDICGSSRSPPSLMQPSLITVTKDETSCSMHSQSPIVVSRDSVRYIPQKTATLATAESDLDDQVDPPSPVWTCKKCTLLNAASRTTCEACGGSKLKSIMHLEDATLRKGESWVCPSCTLRNPLSAQTCNACKTLADFLDVPKDSRFFGSRSPSPRLCSTPINSKVVTPRHRNSVRRNGSSIGDKRHSRIRDSTHGQWQCKLCTYENKSTNGICEMCQISKNLSQLPGERPRIIESGISTLTMQRQESVVMENLRQIEEREALEKWERIVRYCKETNEPFVDDSFPPAPKSLYYNPAETKDNHVVQWRRPHQINVDSTVDSKLPWAVFRKPLPSDISQGVLGNCWLLSALAVLAESDELVKRVLVMRETCPEGAYQVRLCKDGKWTTVLVDDLLPCDKRGHLVYSQAKRKQLWVPLIEKAVAKIHGCYEALVSGRAIEGLATLTGAPCESVPLQPSALPSEDELDKDLIWAQLLSSRQAMFLMGASCGGGNMKVDEEEYQRKGLRPRHAYSVLDVRDVQGIRLLRLRNPWGHYSWKGDWSDDSPIWTPQLREMLMPHGASDGVFWISFDDVLKYFDCIDICKTRVGWSEVRLRGTLPPLSSLRHLSCVLLTVLEPTETEFTLFQEGQRNSEKSQRSQLDLCVVVFRTRSPAAPEVGRLVEHSKRQVRGFVGCHKMLERDLYIVVCLAFNHWHTGMEDTSSYPEYVLAIHSSKRLLVEQISPPAFVLADAIISLTLAKGQRHEGREGMTAYYLTKGWAGLVVMVENRHVNKWIHVKCDCHESYNVVSTRGQLRTADSVPPLHRQVIIVLTQLEGSGGFSIAHRLTHRLANSGNLHDWGPPDTQHCPQIDTQVEGLHSPRLIT from the exons ATGGGCTCGATCGCATCGGTGTTGCAGTGGCATTGCTCGGAGTGCGCTCTGATAAATCCAACGGAGAGCACGCGATGCGCCAGGTGCGGCCTTACTCGGCTTAGGAGTGATGAGAAAGCAAATCTCAGGCTCGGCCTGAGCTTGGATCGCAAAGTTCCCGAAGaaaaagaggaggaggaaaagcAAAGAGACGACGAGGAAGGTGACTCTTCCTCGGTCTCTGTTCCGCCAACACCTCCGCCGAAACTTCGTTTGGAGAAGCCAGCAACGGGCGATACGCGTCCGGCAACTTATCGATACGTCAAAACCGATCTCATACATCG CTCAGAGGGCAATTTAATTCTACTCGATAATCATATAAAGAAATCTCACCATGATTCGTGGAATGGAAAGTCTTCTAAAAAAGAGCCAGTTAAAAGATCTTCTTCTCTACCTTCCTTAATAACACAATGGACATGCGTTCGTTGTTTGTTAGACAACAGTTGCAGTTCTGGTATAATTTGCATAGCTTGTGATGCAAATTCTTCTATAGCCGAAACAGGCAAAAGGCAGATTGGAGCACGTAAACgcaaaaaattaaattcacgTAAAACAAATCGTCTCAAAGCTGCATCCGAACTTCTGGCCAATATTTTAGATGATGTCAATGCAACAAGTTCTTCTACAAGCGATGCAAGAATTATCAATAAgg CTTATCTGTATTCTATAGATATGGCACAACTAACAAGTATAAGTCGTAGTGAAAGGAGACAAGATAGAGAAGACTGGACCTTGCCACCGATAGAAACTATGGAGTCTACTACACTTTCCTACACAAATACCACTGATACCTCTCAACGTTCACCAAAAAGACATAGTCCTTCAATTTATGAACGAGTCAAATCTAAAGTTAGTCGCTCTTTATCTAATGGATCTGTTGTACATAAATTATCTGAACATGCAATTCAAAGACCAACAAGTTTAGTAGTATCAGAATCTCAACAGGATGATGCTCTCTGGAGTTGTGATAATTGTACTCTTGATAATGCTCCTGGCCTAGAACAATGCGAGGCATGTGAAGCCCCTAGAAGTCCTGCTCCTTGCAGTGGAGTAGTTATCAGTGTACCTGCCTGGGAACCACGTGCTCTATCTTCTGCAGGTCCATTGTCTTATAGACGATCTTTTTCTGATGTCGAATCCGTTACAAATGTATCTCGAAAGAAAAAGATCGTCAATCGTAGAAGTCTCAATGAAGATGAACCACCTGCAGTACCACCACATTCTGTTGGTTTTAGTACAAGACCAAAATATTCTTACATTGGAATTACCGACCCTGATATACCGCCGCCATTgccaaaaaaacaaaataataaattaggTCTTGTACCCACAAAAGCACATAGCGAAGCAACTAGTCCTGTCGGTGATCTACCGAATGTAAGCTCGTTAAAACGCATGTGGACTTGTCGGAAATGTTCTTACGCGTATAATCCTTTATGGTCAACTGGTTGCGATATATGTGGATCGTCTCGATCACCGCCTTCGTTAATGCAACCTAGTCTAATAACCGTCACAAAAGATGAAACGAGTTGTTCGATGCATTCACAATCTCCAATTGTAGTATCCAGAGATAGTGTAAGATACATTCCACAGAAAACTGCTACATTGGCTACAGCAGAATCTGATTTAGATGATCAAGTTGATCCACCCTCCCCAGTGTGGACTTGTAAAAAATGTACATTATTAAATGCCGCTTCGAGAACAACGTGCGAAGCGTGCGGTGGTTCAAAGCTTAAAAGTATCATGCATTTAGAAGACGCTACGTTACGAAAAGGAGAAAGCTGGGTGTGTCCATCGTGTACATTAAGGAATCCGCTATCAGCACAAACTTGCAATGCTTGTAAGACTTTGGCAGATTTTCTAGATGTACCAAAGGATAGCAGATTTTTTGGATCAAGAAGTCCGAGTCCAAGACTTTGTTCAACCCCTATAAATTCAAAAGTTGTTACTCCAAGACATAGAAATTCTGTAAGAAGGAATGGTTCTTCAATTGGAGATAAAAGACATTCAAGAATTAGAGATTCTACTCATGGTCAA TGGCAGTGTAAACTGTGCACATATGAAAATAAGAGTACAAACGGAATTTGTGAAATGTGCCAAATCTCAAAAAATTTATCTCAACTACCAGGTGAAAGGCCTAGAATTATTGAATCTGGCATAAGTACACTTACAATGCAACGGCAAGAAAGCGTAGTTATGGAGAATTTAAGACAAATTGAGGAAAGAGAAGCATTGGAGAAATGGGAGCGAATTGTTCGCTATTGCAAAGAG ACAAATGAACCTTTTGTCGATGACTCATTTCCACCAGCTCCAAAATCTCTCTATTACAATCCAGCTGAAACAAAAGATAACCATGTTGTTCAATGGAGAAGGCCTCATCAAATTAATGTTGATTCTACGGTTGATTCCAAACTGCCTTGGGCTGTTTTTAGGAAACCCTTACCTTCTGATATCTCACAAGGTGTATTAGGAAACTGTTGGTTACTTTCAGCTTTAGCTGTTTTAGCTGAAAGTGATGAGCTTGTAAAGAGAGTCTTAGTAATGAGGGAAACCTGCCCAGAAGGAGCTTATCAAGTAAGATTATGTAAAGATGGAAAATGGACCACAGTACTTGTTGATGACTTGCTACCCTGTGATAAAAGAGGCCATCTTGTATATTCTCAG GCAAAAAGAAAACAACTTTGGGTGCCATTAATTGAAAAAGCAGTGGCTAAAATTCATGGTTGCTATGAAGCTTTAGTATCTGGACGTGCAATAGAAGGTCTAGCAACACTTACAGGTGCCCCTTGTGAGAGTGTGCCTTTACAACCATCTGCTTTGCCAAGTGAAGATGAACTTGATAAGGATTTAATATGGGCACAACTTTTATCTTCAAGGCAAGCTATGTTTTTAATGGGTGCTAGTTGTGGAGGTGGTAATATGAAAGTTGATGAGGAAGAATATCAACGTAAAGGTTTAAGACCAAG GCACGCTTATTCTGTTCTCGATGTACGGGATGTACAG GGAATACGATTATTGAGATTACGTAATCCATGGGGTCACTATAGTTGGAAGGGTGATTGGTCTGATGATAGTCCTATTTGGACACCACAATTGCGGGAAATGCTCATGCCACATGGTGCTTCTGACGGTGTTTTCTGGATTTCTTTTGACGatgtattgaaatattttgatTGTATTGATATTTGTAAAACTAGAGTTGGTTGGAGTGAAGTTAGATTACGTGGGACACTTCCACCTTTATCGTCTCTCAGACATTTATCATGTGTACTTTTAACGGTACTAGAACCTACTGAAACAGAATTTACTTTATTTCAAGAAGGACAAAG GAATTCCGAAAAATCACAACGTTCTCAGTTGGACTTGTGCGTAGTTGTTTTTCGTACACGTTCACCAGCAGCACCAGAAGTGGGGAGATTAGTAGAACATAGTAAGCGACAAGTACGTGGATTCGTTGGATGTCACAAAATGTTAGAAAGGGATTTGTATATTGTTGTATGTTTGGCCTTTAATCATTGGCACACAGGAATGGAAGATACTTCCAGTTACCCTGAGTACGTTCTTGCCATTCATAGTTCAAAGAGGTTATTAGTTGAGCAAATTTCCCCACCAGCATTTGTCTTAGCTGATGCTATAATAAGTTTAACTCTAGCAAAAGGACAGAGACATGAA gGAAGAGAGGGAATGACTGCTTATTACTTAACTAAAGGTTGGGCTGGACTTGTAGTAATGGTAGAAAATCGTCATGTAAATAAATGGATTCATGTAAAATGTGACTGCCATGAaagctataacgttgtatccacAAGAGGACAACTCAGAACTGCCGATAGTGTTCCCCCGCTACACAG acAAGTCATCATAGTTTTAACACAATTGGAAGGTAGTGGAGGTTTTTCGATAGCACATCGACTTACGCACAGACTAGCTAACAGTGGAAACTTGCATGACTGGGGTCCGCCAGATACTCAACATTGTCCTCAAATTGATACTCAAGTCGAAGGTTTACATAGTCCTCGTTTAATCACGTGA
- the LOC126923582 gene encoding calpain-D-like isoform X3 codes for MGSIASVLQWHCSECALINPTESTRCARCGLTRLRSDEKANLRLGLSLDRKVPEEKEEEEKQRDDEEGDSSSVSVPPTPPPKLRLEKPATGDTRPATYRYVKTDLIHRSEGNLILLDNHIKKSHHDSWNGKSSKKEPVKRSSSLPSLITQWTCVRCLLDNSCSSGIICIACDANSSIAETGKRQIGARKRKKLNSRKTNRLKAASELLANILDDVNATSSSTSDARIINKAYLYSIDMAQLTSISRSERRQDREDWTLPPIETMESTTLSYTNTTDTSQRSPKRHSPSIYERVKSKDDALWSCDNCTLDNAPGLEQCEACEAPRSPAPCSGVVISVPAWEPRALSSAGPLSYRRSFSDVESVTNVSRKKKIVNRRSLNEDEPPAVPPHSVGFSTRPKYSYIGITDPDIPPPLPKKQNNKLGLVPTKAHSEATSPVGDLPNVSSLKRMWTCRKCSYAYNPLWSTGCDICGSSRSPPSLMQPSLITVTKDETSCSMHSQSPIVVSRDSVRYIPQKTATLATAESDLDDQVDPPSPVWTCKKCTLLNAASRTTCEACGGSKLKSIMHLEDATLRKGESWVCPSCTLRNPLSAQTCNACKTLADFLDVPKDSRFFGSRSPSPRLCSTPINSKVVTPRHRNSVRRNGSSIGDKRHSRIRDSTHGQWQCKLCTYENKSTNGICEMCQISKNLSQLPGERPRIIESGISTLTMQRQESVVMENLRQIEEREALEKWERIVRYCKETNEPFVDDSFPPAPKSLYYNPAETKDNHVVQWRRPHQINVDSTVDSKLPWAVFRKPLPSDISQGVLGNCWLLSALAVLAESDELVKRVLVMRETCPEGAYQVRLCKDGKWTTVLVDDLLPCDKRGHLVYSQAKRKQLWVPLIEKAVAKIHGCYEALVSGRAIEGLATLTGAPCESVPLQPSALPSEDELDKDLIWAQLLSSRQAMFLMGASCGGGNMKVDEEEYQRKGLRPRHAYSVLDVRDVQGIRLLRLRNPWGHYSWKGDWSDDSPIWTPQLREMLMPHGASDGVFWISFDDVLKYFDCIDICKTRVGWSEVRLRGTLPPLSSLRHLSCVLLTVLEPTETEFTLFQEGQRNSEKSQRSQLDLCVVVFRTRSPAAPEVGRLVEHSKRQVRGFVGCHKMLERDLYIVVCLAFNHWHTGMEDTSSYPEYVLAIHSSKRLLVEQISPPAFVLADAIISLTLAKGQRHEGREGMTAYYLTKGWAGLVVMVENRHVNKWIHVKCDCHESYNVVSTRGQLRTADSVPPLHRQVIIVLTQLEGSGGFSIAHRLTHRLANSGNLHDWGPPDTQHCPQIDTQVEGLHSPRLIT; via the exons ATGGGCTCGATCGCATCGGTGTTGCAGTGGCATTGCTCGGAGTGCGCTCTGATAAATCCAACGGAGAGCACGCGATGCGCCAGGTGCGGCCTTACTCGGCTTAGGAGTGATGAGAAAGCAAATCTCAGGCTCGGCCTGAGCTTGGATCGCAAAGTTCCCGAAGaaaaagaggaggaggaaaagcAAAGAGACGACGAGGAAGGTGACTCTTCCTCGGTCTCTGTTCCGCCAACACCTCCGCCGAAACTTCGTTTGGAGAAGCCAGCAACGGGCGATACGCGTCCGGCAACTTATCGATACGTCAAAACCGATCTCATACATCG CTCAGAGGGCAATTTAATTCTACTCGATAATCATATAAAGAAATCTCACCATGATTCGTGGAATGGAAAGTCTTCTAAAAAAGAGCCAGTTAAAAGATCTTCTTCTCTACCTTCCTTAATAACACAATGGACATGCGTTCGTTGTTTGTTAGACAACAGTTGCAGTTCTGGTATAATTTGCATAGCTTGTGATGCAAATTCTTCTATAGCCGAAACAGGCAAAAGGCAGATTGGAGCACGTAAACgcaaaaaattaaattcacgTAAAACAAATCGTCTCAAAGCTGCATCCGAACTTCTGGCCAATATTTTAGATGATGTCAATGCAACAAGTTCTTCTACAAGCGATGCAAGAATTATCAATAAgg CTTATCTGTATTCTATAGATATGGCACAACTAACAAGTATAAGTCGTAGTGAAAGGAGACAAGATAGAGAAGACTGGACCTTGCCACCGATAGAAACTATGGAGTCTACTACACTTTCCTACACAAATACCACTGATACCTCTCAACGTTCACCAAAAAGACATAGTCCTTCAATTTATGAACGAGTCAAATCTAAA GATGATGCTCTCTGGAGTTGTGATAATTGTACTCTTGATAATGCTCCTGGCCTAGAACAATGCGAGGCATGTGAAGCCCCTAGAAGTCCTGCTCCTTGCAGTGGAGTAGTTATCAGTGTACCTGCCTGGGAACCACGTGCTCTATCTTCTGCAGGTCCATTGTCTTATAGACGATCTTTTTCTGATGTCGAATCCGTTACAAATGTATCTCGAAAGAAAAAGATCGTCAATCGTAGAAGTCTCAATGAAGATGAACCACCTGCAGTACCACCACATTCTGTTGGTTTTAGTACAAGACCAAAATATTCTTACATTGGAATTACCGACCCTGATATACCGCCGCCATTgccaaaaaaacaaaataataaattaggTCTTGTACCCACAAAAGCACATAGCGAAGCAACTAGTCCTGTCGGTGATCTACCGAATGTAAGCTCGTTAAAACGCATGTGGACTTGTCGGAAATGTTCTTACGCGTATAATCCTTTATGGTCAACTGGTTGCGATATATGTGGATCGTCTCGATCACCGCCTTCGTTAATGCAACCTAGTCTAATAACCGTCACAAAAGATGAAACGAGTTGTTCGATGCATTCACAATCTCCAATTGTAGTATCCAGAGATAGTGTAAGATACATTCCACAGAAAACTGCTACATTGGCTACAGCAGAATCTGATTTAGATGATCAAGTTGATCCACCCTCCCCAGTGTGGACTTGTAAAAAATGTACATTATTAAATGCCGCTTCGAGAACAACGTGCGAAGCGTGCGGTGGTTCAAAGCTTAAAAGTATCATGCATTTAGAAGACGCTACGTTACGAAAAGGAGAAAGCTGGGTGTGTCCATCGTGTACATTAAGGAATCCGCTATCAGCACAAACTTGCAATGCTTGTAAGACTTTGGCAGATTTTCTAGATGTACCAAAGGATAGCAGATTTTTTGGATCAAGAAGTCCGAGTCCAAGACTTTGTTCAACCCCTATAAATTCAAAAGTTGTTACTCCAAGACATAGAAATTCTGTAAGAAGGAATGGTTCTTCAATTGGAGATAAAAGACATTCAAGAATTAGAGATTCTACTCATGGTCAA TGGCAGTGTAAACTGTGCACATATGAAAATAAGAGTACAAACGGAATTTGTGAAATGTGCCAAATCTCAAAAAATTTATCTCAACTACCAGGTGAAAGGCCTAGAATTATTGAATCTGGCATAAGTACACTTACAATGCAACGGCAAGAAAGCGTAGTTATGGAGAATTTAAGACAAATTGAGGAAAGAGAAGCATTGGAGAAATGGGAGCGAATTGTTCGCTATTGCAAAGAG ACAAATGAACCTTTTGTCGATGACTCATTTCCACCAGCTCCAAAATCTCTCTATTACAATCCAGCTGAAACAAAAGATAACCATGTTGTTCAATGGAGAAGGCCTCATCAAATTAATGTTGATTCTACGGTTGATTCCAAACTGCCTTGGGCTGTTTTTAGGAAACCCTTACCTTCTGATATCTCACAAGGTGTATTAGGAAACTGTTGGTTACTTTCAGCTTTAGCTGTTTTAGCTGAAAGTGATGAGCTTGTAAAGAGAGTCTTAGTAATGAGGGAAACCTGCCCAGAAGGAGCTTATCAAGTAAGATTATGTAAAGATGGAAAATGGACCACAGTACTTGTTGATGACTTGCTACCCTGTGATAAAAGAGGCCATCTTGTATATTCTCAG GCAAAAAGAAAACAACTTTGGGTGCCATTAATTGAAAAAGCAGTGGCTAAAATTCATGGTTGCTATGAAGCTTTAGTATCTGGACGTGCAATAGAAGGTCTAGCAACACTTACAGGTGCCCCTTGTGAGAGTGTGCCTTTACAACCATCTGCTTTGCCAAGTGAAGATGAACTTGATAAGGATTTAATATGGGCACAACTTTTATCTTCAAGGCAAGCTATGTTTTTAATGGGTGCTAGTTGTGGAGGTGGTAATATGAAAGTTGATGAGGAAGAATATCAACGTAAAGGTTTAAGACCAAG GCACGCTTATTCTGTTCTCGATGTACGGGATGTACAG GGAATACGATTATTGAGATTACGTAATCCATGGGGTCACTATAGTTGGAAGGGTGATTGGTCTGATGATAGTCCTATTTGGACACCACAATTGCGGGAAATGCTCATGCCACATGGTGCTTCTGACGGTGTTTTCTGGATTTCTTTTGACGatgtattgaaatattttgatTGTATTGATATTTGTAAAACTAGAGTTGGTTGGAGTGAAGTTAGATTACGTGGGACACTTCCACCTTTATCGTCTCTCAGACATTTATCATGTGTACTTTTAACGGTACTAGAACCTACTGAAACAGAATTTACTTTATTTCAAGAAGGACAAAG GAATTCCGAAAAATCACAACGTTCTCAGTTGGACTTGTGCGTAGTTGTTTTTCGTACACGTTCACCAGCAGCACCAGAAGTGGGGAGATTAGTAGAACATAGTAAGCGACAAGTACGTGGATTCGTTGGATGTCACAAAATGTTAGAAAGGGATTTGTATATTGTTGTATGTTTGGCCTTTAATCATTGGCACACAGGAATGGAAGATACTTCCAGTTACCCTGAGTACGTTCTTGCCATTCATAGTTCAAAGAGGTTATTAGTTGAGCAAATTTCCCCACCAGCATTTGTCTTAGCTGATGCTATAATAAGTTTAACTCTAGCAAAAGGACAGAGACATGAA gGAAGAGAGGGAATGACTGCTTATTACTTAACTAAAGGTTGGGCTGGACTTGTAGTAATGGTAGAAAATCGTCATGTAAATAAATGGATTCATGTAAAATGTGACTGCCATGAaagctataacgttgtatccacAAGAGGACAACTCAGAACTGCCGATAGTGTTCCCCCGCTACACAG acAAGTCATCATAGTTTTAACACAATTGGAAGGTAGTGGAGGTTTTTCGATAGCACATCGACTTACGCACAGACTAGCTAACAGTGGAAACTTGCATGACTGGGGTCCGCCAGATACTCAACATTGTCCTCAAATTGATACTCAAGTCGAAGGTTTACATAGTCCTCGTTTAATCACGTGA